A region of Mesoplodon densirostris isolate mMesDen1 chromosome 11, mMesDen1 primary haplotype, whole genome shotgun sequence DNA encodes the following proteins:
- the TDG gene encoding G/T mismatch-specific thymine DNA glycosylase isoform X3: protein MMAEVPMAVMNEQEMPEEVPAPAPAQEPTQETPRGRKRKPRTTEPKTPVEPKKPAETKKSGKSTKSKEKQEKITDTFKVKRKVDRFNGVSEAELLTKTLPDILTFNLDIVIIGINPGLMAAYKGHHYPGPGNHFWKCLFMSGLSEVQLNHMDDHTLPGKYGIGFTNMVERTTPGSKDISSKEFREGGRILVQKLQKYQPRIAVFNGKCIYDIFSKEVFGVKVKNLEFGLQPHKIPDTETLCYVMPSSSARCAQFPRAQDKVHYYIKLKDLRDQLKGIERNTEVQEVQYTFDLRLAQEDAKKMAVKEEKYDPGYEAAYGGAYSENPCSSELCGFSSDGLTADSGGSTFSDIPNGQWMTQSFTDQIPSFNNHCGMQEQEEGNHA, encoded by the exons AGACtccaagaggaaggaaaagaaaacccagaaCAACAGAACCAAAAACACCAGTGGAACCCAAAAAACCCGCTGAAACCAAAAAATCTGGCAAGTccacaaaatcaaaagaaaagcaagaaaaaattacagacacatttaaagtgaaaagaaaagtaGACCGGTTCAATGGTGTTTCAGAAGCTGAACTTTTGACCAAGACTCTACCGGACATTTTGACCTTCAATCTGGACATTGTGATT attggcataaacccAGGACTAATGGCTGCTTACAAAGGGCATCATTACCCTGGACCTGGAAACCATTTTT GGAAGTGTCTGTTTATGTCAGGGCTGAGTGAGGTCCAACTGAATCACATGGATGATCACACTTTACCAGGAAAATATGGTATTGGATTCACCAATATGGTGGAAAGGACGACACCAGGAAGCAAGGATATTTCCAG tAAAGAATTTCGTGAAGGAGGACGTATTCTAGTGCAGAAATTACAGAAATATCAGCCACGAATAGCAGTGTTTAATGGAAAAT GTATTTATGACATTTTTAGTAAGGAAGTTTTTGGAGTAAAAGTTAAGAACTTAGAATTTGGACTTCAACCGCATAAGATCCCAGACACAGAAACT CTCTGCTATGTTATGCCATCATCCAGTGCAAGATGTGCTCAGTTTCCTCGAGCCCAGGACAAAGTTCATTACTACATTAAGCTGAAAGACTTAAGAGATCAGTTGAAAGGCATTGAGCGAAACACAGAAGTCCAAGAGGTGCAATATACATTTGACCTGCGGCTAGCCCAAG AGGATGCAAAGAAGATGgcagtgaaggaagaaaagtatGATCCGGGTTATGAAGCAGCATACGGTGGTGCTTATAGTGAAAATCCGTGCAGTAGTGAACTTTGCGGCTTCTCTTCAGATGGGCTGA CAGCTGACAGTGGAGGATCAACTTTCAGTGACATTCCAAATGGGCAGTGGATGACCCAGTCATTTACAGACCAGATTCCTTCCTTTAATAATCACTGTGGGATGCAAGAACAGGAAGAAGGAAACCATGCTTAA